One genomic window of Fibrobacter sp. includes the following:
- the yihA gene encoding ribosome biogenesis GTP-binding protein YihA/YsxC, translated as MSPEVKKNEPQNAPKKLVGKLARPIKVTAQAPVTVGGYKITSVEFVKSAVSLNGLPKERLPQVAFLGRSNVGKSSLMNALMGRKNFVKVSSTPGKTHELNFFKVNREFFLVDLPGVGFAKVSNSKRDEMSDFIREYVEKCKDLKGLVYLVDIRHGGHDIDIETVESIRETGCPVLLIASKRDKVNQSELAKGLKLIQENFDLEEKPLCVSSIKKTGLDQLWNDILYAISRKNEEKEER; from the coding sequence ATGAGTCCCGAAGTCAAAAAGAACGAACCGCAGAACGCCCCGAAGAAACTTGTGGGTAAATTAGCTCGTCCCATCAAGGTGACCGCCCAGGCTCCCGTTACCGTCGGTGGCTACAAGATCACATCTGTGGAATTTGTCAAAAGTGCAGTCAGCCTGAACGGTCTTCCCAAGGAACGTTTGCCGCAGGTGGCATTCCTCGGCCGTTCCAATGTGGGCAAATCCTCCTTGATGAATGCCCTCATGGGTCGCAAAAACTTCGTAAAAGTCAGTTCCACCCCCGGAAAAACCCATGAACTGAACTTTTTCAAGGTCAACAGGGAATTTTTTCTAGTAGATTTACCAGGTGTAGGGTTTGCCAAAGTCAGCAATTCCAAACGTGACGAAATGTCGGACTTTATCCGCGAATACGTGGAAAAGTGCAAGGATCTGAAAGGTCTCGTCTATCTGGTGGATATCCGCCACGGAGGACACGACATCGATATCGAAACGGTGGAAAGCATCCGTGAAACCGGTTGCCCAGTATTGCTGATTGCAAGCAAACGCGACAAGGTAAATCAGTCTGAACTGGCCAAGGGTCTTAAGCTTATCCAGGAAAACTTCGATCTCGAAGAAAAACCTCTCTGCGTAAGCTCCATCAAGAAGACCGGACTTGATCAGCTGTGGAACGATATTCTTTACGCCATAAGCCGGAAGAATGAAGAAAAAGAAGAACGTTAG